A portion of the Pseudoalteromonas luteoviolacea genome contains these proteins:
- a CDS encoding response regulator, which yields MKILRTTLLLLHQSTEVVDMLAPILNSLFETVHFAHIEKEEAKLIGILEQEHKSLIFAHAFESPKDALNSINKLKKLDVFQAVVKCPNFDILFCDKVQRENAFKLCEKEVFYTYETFKPIYDINKIKLTLIRLSQHLESQVDLLEVESENKEMGDNIKSSIESIEALQQNVAKQAGESAKEFEHITSPLDTLLAHVPPAEWEKAFTRIVRALPESVQRSSVDSFSLQAVRDHLEHYKNNSVQMLNALAESLDCAKPQLVSKKTTVIVADDQPVIQKIISNILERRGFKVELANNGVEAVMKAKVMEPSLILLDIDMPIMDGFAALQAIKEVDGVKNVPVMMLTSHSDKEMIQSCIQHGAVDYVVKPTSAKILLGKILKVINL from the coding sequence ATGAAAATCCTAAGGACGACATTGCTCTTGTTACACCAATCGACAGAAGTTGTTGATATGCTTGCCCCTATTTTAAATAGTCTGTTTGAAACTGTGCACTTTGCACATATTGAAAAAGAAGAAGCCAAGTTAATCGGCATCCTTGAGCAAGAGCATAAAAGCCTCATTTTTGCACATGCATTTGAATCACCAAAAGATGCGCTCAACTCTATTAATAAACTTAAGAAATTAGATGTGTTTCAAGCTGTAGTGAAGTGCCCAAATTTCGATATTTTGTTTTGTGATAAAGTGCAAAGAGAAAATGCTTTTAAATTATGTGAAAAAGAGGTGTTTTATACATATGAAACGTTCAAGCCGATATATGACATTAACAAGATAAAGCTGACCCTTATTAGATTATCACAGCACTTAGAGTCACAGGTTGATTTGTTAGAAGTTGAGTCTGAGAATAAAGAAATGGGAGACAATATAAAATCAAGCATCGAATCAATAGAAGCGTTACAACAAAACGTTGCTAAACAAGCTGGTGAAAGTGCGAAAGAATTCGAGCATATCACGTCTCCTTTAGATACATTACTTGCCCATGTTCCTCCTGCGGAGTGGGAAAAAGCGTTCACCCGCATTGTCAGGGCCTTACCCGAATCTGTTCAGCGTTCATCTGTTGACTCTTTTTCATTGCAAGCAGTGAGAGATCACCTTGAGCACTATAAAAATAATAGTGTTCAGATGCTTAATGCGTTAGCTGAGTCTTTGGATTGTGCAAAACCACAACTGGTATCTAAAAAAACAACGGTGATTGTTGCTGACGATCAGCCTGTTATTCAAAAAATCATATCAAATATTCTCGAGCGCAGAGGGTTTAAAGTTGAGCTTGCTAACAATGGCGTAGAAGCAGTCATGAAAGCGAAGGTTATGGAGCCCAGTTTAATTTTACTGGATATCGATATGCCTATTATGGATGGTTTCGCTGCCTTACAAGCAATTAAAGAAGTGGATGGGGTAAAAAATGTGCCAGTGATGATGCTGACGAGCCACTCAGATAAGGAAATGATCCAGTCTTGTATCCAACACGGTGCGGTCGATTATGTCGTAAAGCCGACTTCTGCCAAAATACTACTTGGCAAAATCCTTAAAGTGATAAACTTATGA
- a CDS encoding CvfB family protein yields the protein MLGTKQFLMIEEICAEGAYLDGKELGDVFLPLDEKPEYLEEGDNVEVFIYSDNQGHACATTKDPIAQVGEFALLRVKQINKVGAFMDLGIAKDVLAPYNEQKPKMREGYSYLVKLYLDNASKRLCASSNLNKFVNKTPANYEKNQEVDLIVAAKTDLGYKVVINETHFGMVFFNTVFKRMYIGQRMKGFIKQVREGDKIDVLLEKPGIEKISGLGEQILAKLEENNGFLPLGDKSDPQLIKQAFSTSKANFKKAIGGLFKQGKIDIEANSISLRK from the coding sequence ATGCTAGGAACTAAGCAATTTTTAATGATTGAAGAGATCTGTGCAGAAGGCGCATACCTCGACGGTAAAGAACTGGGTGATGTATTTTTACCTTTGGATGAAAAACCTGAATATTTAGAAGAAGGCGATAACGTCGAAGTCTTTATTTACTCAGATAACCAAGGTCATGCCTGTGCAACTACCAAAGATCCTATCGCACAAGTCGGTGAATTTGCCTTACTTCGTGTCAAGCAAATCAACAAAGTTGGTGCATTTATGGACTTGGGTATTGCAAAAGATGTACTTGCGCCATACAACGAGCAAAAGCCAAAAATGCGTGAAGGCTATAGCTACCTTGTAAAGCTTTATTTGGACAATGCCAGCAAGCGTTTGTGCGCTTCAAGTAACCTCAATAAGTTTGTTAATAAAACACCAGCGAATTACGAGAAAAACCAAGAAGTCGATTTAATCGTGGCTGCTAAAACAGATCTTGGCTATAAGGTGGTTATTAATGAAACGCACTTTGGCATGGTGTTCTTTAATACGGTATTTAAGCGTATGTACATCGGCCAGCGTATGAAAGGCTTTATTAAGCAAGTACGCGAAGGCGACAAAATTGATGTATTACTTGAAAAGCCGGGGATCGAAAAGATTTCAGGCCTTGGTGAGCAAATTCTTGCCAAGCTAGAAGAAAACAACGGCTTTTTACCTTTAGGTGACAAGTCAGACCCTCAGCTTATCAAGCAAGCTTTCTCAACCAGTAAAGCTAACTTTAAAAAAGCCATTGGTGGCTTATTCAAGCAAGGCAAGATTGATATCGAAGCGAACTCTATTTCACTTCGAAAATAG
- a CDS encoding DEAD/DEAH box helicase — MRFSELGLDLRFEKQLQHQGINEPTEIQAHAIPTALAGHDVFAQSKTGSGKTLAFLLPAVQRVMKQKALSKRDPRVLIVAPTRELANQVFSQCRLLIAGTAMTATKVLGGENFNDQVKALRKNPHFVIGTPGRITDHLEQQSLRLSGLELLIFDEADRMLDLGFDKQLNAINSQADHRLRQTMLFSATLEHAQVEITAKALLKSPKKILLSGSNEKHGDIQQALYFADHLDHKEALLKHFVQQDEVGQCIIFTATRQDTTRLSELLNEMDIKAIGLAGDLAQNKRLDIMDAFSRGIYKVLVTTDVASRGLDLLNVTHVINFDLPKQAEEYVHRIGRTGRAGFKGTAASLVGPKDWKSYKAIAQYLKEELTFHTVEGLEGKFKGFKEKPKKPAYKGKKPQKANKPEQKRKFTKKPKAPKKPIAAPFDVDGHAPLRRKPKPTEE, encoded by the coding sequence TTGAGATTTTCCGAACTCGGCCTTGACCTACGCTTTGAGAAGCAATTACAACATCAAGGAATTAATGAGCCAACAGAGATCCAAGCTCATGCTATCCCTACCGCACTTGCAGGCCACGATGTTTTTGCCCAGTCAAAAACCGGTTCAGGAAAGACCTTGGCGTTTTTATTACCTGCTGTTCAGCGTGTAATGAAACAAAAAGCGCTGAGTAAACGCGACCCACGTGTACTCATTGTTGCCCCTACCCGAGAGCTTGCTAACCAAGTATTTTCACAGTGCCGTCTATTAATCGCAGGTACTGCGATGACAGCCACTAAGGTACTCGGTGGCGAGAACTTTAATGATCAGGTTAAAGCGCTACGTAAAAACCCGCACTTTGTGATTGGTACACCGGGTCGTATTACTGACCACCTAGAGCAGCAATCTCTGCGCTTGTCTGGCCTTGAGCTACTTATTTTTGATGAAGCAGACCGAATGCTTGATTTGGGCTTTGACAAGCAGCTTAATGCGATTAACAGCCAAGCTGACCACCGCCTTCGTCAAACTATGTTGTTCTCAGCGACCTTAGAGCACGCGCAAGTTGAGATTACCGCCAAAGCACTTTTAAAGTCTCCAAAAAAGATTTTATTAAGTGGCAGTAACGAAAAACACGGTGACATTCAACAAGCGTTGTATTTCGCAGACCACCTTGATCACAAAGAAGCACTACTTAAGCACTTTGTACAACAAGACGAAGTTGGCCAGTGCATCATCTTTACCGCGACTCGCCAAGACACTACGCGTTTAAGTGAGCTGTTAAATGAGATGGACATCAAAGCAATTGGCCTTGCAGGAGATTTAGCGCAAAACAAGCGCCTAGATATCATGGATGCATTTAGCCGTGGCATTTATAAAGTGTTAGTGACTACCGATGTCGCTTCACGTGGTCTTGACCTATTAAACGTGACACACGTAATCAACTTTGACTTGCCAAAGCAAGCGGAAGAATACGTTCACCGTATCGGTCGTACTGGACGTGCAGGGTTCAAAGGCACTGCAGCATCACTGGTTGGTCCAAAAGATTGGAAGAGCTATAAAGCAATTGCACAGTACTTAAAAGAAGAACTGACTTTCCACACAGTAGAAGGTTTAGAAGGTAAATTTAAAGGCTTTAAAGAAAAGCCGAAAAAGCCAGCTTATAAAGGTAAGAAGCCGCAAAAAGCGAACAAGCCAGAACAAAAACGTAAGTTTACTAAAAAGCCTAAAGCACCGAAAAAGCCGATTGCAGCACCATTTGATGTGGATGGTCATGCACCACTTCGCAGAAAACCAAAGCCAACTGAGGAATAA
- a CDS encoding rhodanese-related sulfurtransferase, translating to MTKPYVVCAMYKFVSLPNFEQIRQPLLQVMEENEVRGTLLLAEEGINGTVAAQREGIDALLAWLDKQPGLDNIVYKESFDETCPFYRTKVKLKKEIVTMGVHGIDPKKVVGTYVKPEDWNALISDPEVVLVDTRNDYEIEIGTFKNAVDPKTKTFREFPEWAEKNLDPKKNKKVAMFCTGGIRCEKSTAYMKEQGFEEVYHLEGGILKYLEDVPKEETMWEGECFVFDNRVAVDHDLNKGSYEQCHACRMPITEEEMQLEQYMEGVSCHHCFDNVTEEQKARFAERQKQMELAKERGEGHIGHEAQEALRQRKEQKQAQKEAQRKQSA from the coding sequence ATGACTAAACCTTATGTTGTTTGTGCAATGTATAAGTTCGTTTCATTGCCTAACTTTGAGCAGATCCGCCAACCTTTATTGCAAGTAATGGAAGAAAATGAAGTGCGTGGTACGCTACTTCTAGCAGAAGAAGGTATTAACGGTACCGTTGCTGCGCAGCGTGAAGGCATTGATGCATTACTAGCATGGCTAGACAAACAACCAGGTTTAGACAACATCGTTTACAAAGAGTCTTTCGACGAAACATGTCCGTTCTACCGGACTAAAGTGAAGTTGAAAAAAGAGATCGTGACCATGGGTGTACACGGTATCGACCCGAAAAAAGTGGTAGGTACTTATGTTAAGCCTGAAGATTGGAATGCACTTATCTCAGACCCAGAAGTAGTACTTGTTGATACACGTAACGATTACGAAATTGAAATCGGCACGTTCAAAAATGCGGTTGACCCAAAAACTAAAACTTTCCGTGAATTCCCAGAATGGGCAGAAAAAAACCTAGATCCTAAGAAAAACAAAAAAGTAGCCATGTTCTGTACTGGTGGTATTCGCTGCGAAAAATCAACTGCTTACATGAAAGAGCAGGGTTTTGAAGAGGTTTATCACCTAGAAGGCGGTATTCTTAAGTATTTAGAAGACGTGCCAAAAGAAGAGACAATGTGGGAAGGTGAGTGTTTCGTATTTGATAACCGTGTTGCGGTCGACCATGACCTAAACAAAGGCTCTTACGAGCAATGTCATGCATGTCGTATGCCTATTACTGAAGAAGAAATGCAATTAGAGCAGTATATGGAAGGGGTTTCTTGCCACCACTGCTTCGATAATGTGACTGAAGAGCAAAAAGCACGTTTTGCAGAGCGCCAAAAGCAAATGGAACTGGCAAAAGAGCGTGGTGAAGGCCATATCGGTCATGAAGCGCAAGAAGCACTTCGTCAACGCAAAGAGCAAAAACAAGCGCAAAAAGAAGCGCAGCGTAAGCAATCAGCTTAA
- a CDS encoding sensor histidine kinase, whose protein sequence is MNAQTQSELTISLQAFSKQSHQFWSLQILGWLGYTVVVFISIIHPQFDDSNFNLAGQLLNLAVEVGFGFILSFLQWSIIRRIVHWPLKRTLITSFVSAAILGLVFNVIKLASYKTIVYNQVWYQELNMLEFGGWFLFSVSTMFVWTAIFFIMLYNARLQKEHEMLLRAQTAAKDAQLQMLRYQLNPHFMFNTMNAISTLIMKKENDMAQEMLDKLCDFFRASLQHDATDASLLGKELELLELYLSIEKVRFGERLKVNFAIDDKAKQAKIPPLVLQPIVENAIKYGVEARKQQNRIDIRVTKQDEHLMILVENDGGGTDKLHEKGFGIGLSNTKERLETFFSTPCELSVENGITKTRVTLIIPFVIAK, encoded by the coding sequence ATGAATGCGCAAACCCAGTCAGAATTAACCATTTCACTGCAAGCTTTTTCAAAGCAAAGCCATCAATTTTGGTCTTTACAGATCTTAGGCTGGCTCGGTTATACCGTCGTTGTGTTTATCTCGATTATTCATCCACAGTTTGATGACAGTAACTTTAACTTAGCGGGCCAATTATTGAATCTGGCTGTTGAGGTGGGTTTTGGTTTTATTTTGTCATTTTTACAGTGGTCTATCATTAGGCGCATTGTACATTGGCCACTCAAGCGTACGTTGATAACGAGCTTTGTCAGCGCGGCTATTTTAGGTCTGGTGTTTAATGTCATTAAACTGGCTTCATACAAAACCATTGTTTACAACCAAGTATGGTATCAAGAACTTAATATGCTTGAATTCGGTGGCTGGTTTTTGTTCTCTGTTTCTACCATGTTTGTGTGGACAGCGATATTTTTTATTATGCTTTACAACGCGCGTTTGCAAAAAGAGCATGAAATGTTGCTTAGAGCCCAAACTGCGGCAAAAGATGCACAGCTGCAAATGTTAAGGTATCAGTTAAATCCACACTTTATGTTTAATACTATGAATGCCATTTCGACTTTAATCATGAAAAAAGAGAATGATATGGCGCAAGAGATGTTAGACAAACTCTGTGATTTTTTCCGTGCATCACTCCAGCACGACGCAACAGATGCCAGCCTGCTAGGCAAAGAGTTAGAGCTACTCGAGCTGTATTTGAGTATTGAGAAAGTCCGATTTGGTGAACGTTTGAAGGTTAATTTTGCAATCGATGACAAGGCAAAGCAGGCAAAAATTCCCCCGTTGGTTTTACAGCCGATTGTAGAGAACGCAATTAAATATGGCGTTGAAGCGAGAAAGCAACAAAACCGGATTGATATTCGAGTTACCAAACAAGATGAGCACCTTATGATTTTGGTCGAAAATGACGGTGGAGGCACAGATAAACTCCATGAAAAAGGGTTTGGAATAGGCTTAAGTAACACCAAAGAGCGCCTAGAAACCTTTTTCAGTACGCCATGTGAGCTCAGTGTCGAGAATGGTATTACAAAAACACGTGTCACATTGATTATTCCCTTTGTGATAGCAAAATAA
- a CDS encoding LytR/AlgR family response regulator transcription factor — MITAVLVDDEPLAIEGLRLRLENISDIQVVGEGFDGDDAIRLCYEHQPDVLFIDLKLPGLSGLEVVQGLQSDTMPLVVFVSAYSDYAIEAFELNALDYLMKPVNLGRLKKTVDRIRDSLNESARSQKSDEKAKLLKALGESSGLSISRLQEWLDKENAPFPTKPRHELLIKNHDNEQVFLCVDDIMWVDAAGDYMCIHTDKENYVVRITLKRLSEELDKATFARIHKSTLVNVNFVKSFTTLKNNESMLDLGGDIRLKVSRNYSDTLKSLLKSRLGDTFL, encoded by the coding sequence ATGATTACTGCGGTACTGGTAGATGATGAACCTCTGGCAATAGAAGGTCTAAGGCTTCGACTTGAGAACATATCTGATATTCAGGTTGTGGGAGAGGGGTTCGACGGTGATGATGCCATTCGGTTGTGTTATGAGCATCAGCCAGATGTGTTGTTTATCGACTTAAAGTTGCCAGGCCTCAGTGGCCTTGAAGTAGTTCAAGGGTTGCAGTCAGACACTATGCCATTGGTGGTGTTTGTCAGTGCGTATAGTGACTATGCGATTGAAGCATTTGAACTTAATGCGCTGGATTACCTCATGAAGCCAGTGAACCTTGGCAGGCTTAAAAAAACAGTAGACAGGATCCGTGATTCACTTAATGAATCAGCTCGGTCTCAAAAGAGTGATGAGAAAGCCAAACTTTTAAAAGCGCTAGGTGAATCATCGGGCTTAAGCATCTCGCGGCTGCAAGAGTGGCTAGATAAAGAAAATGCGCCTTTTCCGACAAAACCAAGACACGAATTACTGATCAAGAATCATGATAACGAGCAAGTGTTCTTGTGCGTTGATGACATTATGTGGGTCGATGCTGCTGGAGATTATATGTGTATTCATACCGACAAAGAAAACTATGTTGTGCGTATCACACTCAAGCGACTCAGTGAAGAGTTAGATAAAGCGACGTTCGCACGAATTCATAAATCTACCTTGGTAAATGTGAATTTTGTTAAAAGTTTTACCACACTAAAGAATAATGAATCGATGTTGGATTTAGGGGGAGATATCCGGCTCAAAGTGAGTCGGAATTACAGTGATACATTGAAGTCATTGTTGAAATCTCGCTTGGGAGATACATTTTTATAG
- a CDS encoding TonB-dependent receptor, whose product MKQVQFVSSRVALCVSLALSGQVFAEEQSTANLTTNAQNPEIEVIEIRGIKGSLTRAMNLKRSASGVVDAISAEEMGKFPDTNLAESLQRITGVAVSRSNGEGSQITVRGFGPDFNLITLNGRQMPGTGNSRSYSLENLSADGVMALEVFKTARAENPSGGLGATVNIVTRKPLASPGERYTFSAKAIHDSSNVENDDVTPELSALYSNTFVDDTFGVSFSLTHHERDFQKQQAHIQGWQANVDLPGNIDDSKVIDPRPLDNEGNRVGDYFFPRDMNYGIEDLERDRTNGHVVFQYAPTDDLVLSVDYTHTKAVTGKNGIGWGMWNEYGGNINAYELDENGTAVFADISGNDGSFTASRSTTEVIEKSAGINIDWQINDVWHIAVDYHDSSSETDNGIDKGIGSEGSLVLGSDQLRTKNYDYRTGDVPHAQIHWLNGSTTLLESEIDSHFSQFVHSPGKAEVQQLQIDATWENDHFDIPLIDVKFGVAMTDQTMGGSNAWSGLIGGFLFNPAWPQMFPDSMFIRNDTNGFLDAFASGGANLNPNYYYTFDFDEVVARSEAFLTNDVLGGGDYFATTAYHDLGTFSRSSVQEETMSFYVQSAWEFEVASFPVALNIGVRYEETDVTSIDEQQIPISVWWLGGSEWHTQYLPEDNTYTSEGQHDVLLPMLDVKVDITDELVGRVSWGKTITRAPLGDLAGGRVLSGSPKIGSRNGNEGNTNLEPFESTNLDLSLEYYYDESSYAAIGYFKKSVKNFIGSRVTETTIDGFKDIYQGPRWNQAVADIEARGEQATSDAIFLQMQANGATLNSQGYIEPADDDPLLLWKITQPFNATDTKKVDGFEVAFQHVFGESGFGIGLNATFVDGDVEFDVNSLDQQTPLTGLSDSANAQVFYEKDGLSIKFTYAWRDEYLIGVGQDQGSADNPPQFAKTYAQLDASVNYDLDERWTVFFEGINLNDETEQGFGRYERQFLFARQYGPRYTLGVRYSFQ is encoded by the coding sequence ATGAAACAAGTTCAATTTGTATCTTCGCGCGTGGCTTTGTGTGTGTCATTAGCTCTATCAGGGCAGGTATTTGCAGAAGAACAATCAACAGCGAATTTAACGACAAATGCGCAGAATCCAGAAATAGAAGTCATTGAGATCCGTGGGATCAAGGGCAGTTTGACCCGTGCTATGAATCTCAAAAGAAGTGCATCAGGTGTTGTGGATGCGATTTCAGCAGAGGAAATGGGCAAATTTCCAGACACCAACTTGGCTGAGTCTTTACAGCGCATTACTGGTGTTGCGGTCAGTCGAAGTAATGGTGAAGGCTCCCAGATCACAGTCAGAGGCTTTGGTCCGGATTTCAACTTAATTACGTTAAATGGTCGACAAATGCCGGGCACAGGTAACTCACGATCTTACAGCCTTGAGAATTTATCTGCTGATGGCGTAATGGCATTAGAGGTATTTAAAACAGCAAGGGCAGAAAACCCAAGTGGTGGTCTAGGCGCCACAGTTAACATTGTGACTAGAAAACCGCTGGCAAGTCCCGGTGAGCGCTATACCTTTTCAGCAAAAGCGATCCATGATTCGTCAAACGTTGAAAATGACGATGTGACGCCTGAGTTATCAGCGCTTTATTCCAATACCTTTGTTGATGATACGTTTGGTGTGTCGTTTTCACTTACACATCATGAAAGAGATTTTCAAAAACAACAGGCGCATATTCAAGGGTGGCAAGCCAATGTCGATTTGCCTGGTAATATCGATGACAGCAAGGTGATTGATCCTAGGCCATTAGATAATGAAGGAAATCGAGTAGGAGATTACTTTTTTCCTCGAGACATGAACTATGGCATTGAAGACTTAGAAAGAGACAGAACCAATGGCCATGTTGTGTTTCAGTATGCGCCCACTGATGACTTGGTGCTCTCTGTAGATTATACCCACACCAAAGCTGTGACAGGCAAAAATGGTATAGGCTGGGGGATGTGGAATGAATATGGCGGTAATATCAATGCCTACGAGTTAGATGAAAATGGCACCGCGGTTTTTGCCGATATTAGTGGCAATGACGGCTCTTTTACCGCATCACGCTCAACAACCGAAGTCATTGAAAAGTCAGCAGGTATCAATATCGATTGGCAAATTAATGACGTATGGCATATCGCTGTGGATTATCACGACTCATCAAGTGAAACTGATAACGGTATTGATAAAGGCATCGGTAGTGAAGGTTCTTTGGTGTTAGGATCCGATCAGCTACGCACTAAAAACTATGATTATCGCACCGGCGATGTTCCACATGCGCAAATACATTGGTTGAATGGCTCTACAACGCTGCTTGAAAGTGAAATTGACTCGCACTTTAGCCAGTTTGTTCATTCGCCCGGAAAGGCAGAGGTTCAGCAGCTACAAATAGATGCAACATGGGAAAATGACCACTTTGACATTCCACTGATTGATGTCAAATTTGGTGTTGCTATGACGGATCAAACGATGGGCGGTTCTAACGCTTGGAGTGGTTTAATTGGCGGGTTTTTATTTAATCCGGCATGGCCACAAATGTTCCCTGACAGCATGTTTATCAGAAACGATACCAATGGATTTTTAGATGCATTTGCCAGTGGCGGTGCAAATTTAAATCCGAATTACTACTATACCTTTGACTTTGATGAGGTAGTAGCACGCTCTGAAGCATTCCTTACCAATGACGTGCTCGGTGGTGGCGATTATTTCGCCACTACGGCATACCATGATTTGGGCACCTTTTCTCGTAGCTCTGTGCAAGAAGAGACAATGAGCTTTTATGTTCAGAGTGCTTGGGAGTTTGAAGTTGCCTCATTCCCTGTTGCTTTAAACATCGGTGTTCGATACGAAGAAACCGACGTAACTAGTATTGATGAACAACAAATTCCGATTTCGGTTTGGTGGCTAGGTGGCAGTGAGTGGCACACACAATATCTCCCAGAGGATAATACATATACGTCTGAAGGGCAGCATGATGTGCTACTGCCAATGCTCGATGTGAAAGTGGATATCACCGATGAGCTGGTTGGTCGTGTTTCTTGGGGTAAAACCATCACGCGTGCACCACTTGGCGATTTAGCGGGGGGGCGTGTGCTCTCTGGTAGCCCTAAAATAGGTTCACGTAACGGCAATGAAGGTAATACGAACTTAGAGCCATTTGAGTCTACAAACTTAGATTTAAGCCTTGAGTATTACTACGATGAAAGTAGTTACGCAGCAATCGGGTACTTTAAAAAGTCAGTCAAAAACTTCATTGGCAGTCGGGTTACTGAAACAACCATTGATGGATTTAAAGATATCTATCAAGGTCCGAGATGGAATCAGGCGGTTGCCGATATTGAAGCACGCGGTGAGCAAGCAACCAGTGATGCTATTTTTCTGCAAATGCAGGCCAATGGCGCGACGCTTAATTCGCAAGGTTACATAGAGCCCGCCGATGATGATCCGTTATTGCTCTGGAAGATAACCCAACCATTTAATGCGACAGATACTAAAAAGGTCGATGGCTTCGAAGTGGCATTTCAACATGTGTTTGGCGAGAGCGGCTTTGGCATAGGACTTAATGCGACATTTGTCGATGGCGACGTAGAATTTGATGTAAATAGCTTAGATCAGCAAACACCGCTTACGGGGTTAAGTGATTCTGCAAATGCACAAGTCTTTTATGAGAAAGATGGGCTGTCTATTAAGTTCACTTACGCGTGGCGTGACGAATATTTGATAGGTGTTGGCCAAGATCAAGGCTCAGCTGACAATCCGCCACAGTTTGCCAAGACGTATGCACAATTAGATGCCAGCGTAAATTACGACCTTGATGAACGCTGGACTGTCTTTTTTGAAGGTATAAATCTGAATGATGAAACTGAGCAAGGCTTTGGTCGGTATGAACGACAGTTCTTATTCGCAAGGCAGTACGGTCCAAGATATACCTTGGGTGTGAGATACAGCTTTCAGTAA
- a CDS encoding sugar MFS transporter, with amino-acid sequence MATEFASKAAQIQSSDSPKNIGFALCVLTSLFFMWGFITCLNDILIPYLKGAFQLSYTQAMLVQFCFFGAYVIVSIPAGNLVSKIGFQKGIVLGLFIAALGCVMFLPAAVIGLYEVFLLALFVLASGITVLQVSANPYVSALGKPETAPSRLTLTQGFNSLGTTIAPFFGAYLLFSSGQDSVSNGAEAVQAPYLLLAAVLAVLAIVFAVLKLPTLVESQGEPQKSTRPLSDHPHLILGVIGIFLYVGAEVSIGSFLVSFLHQPSIAGLNEAEAAKLIAYYWGGAMVGRFIGAAVMQKIAGGKVLALNAVMSMSLIILAVNQTGALAMWAMLAVGLFNSIMFPTIFSLAISGLGNDASRGSGLLCLAIVGGAIIPILQGLLADNIGLQGSFFLPAACYIFIAYFGLWGCHKKPSKETVR; translated from the coding sequence ATGGCAACCGAGTTTGCTTCAAAAGCCGCGCAAATACAATCATCCGATTCTCCTAAAAATATAGGATTTGCGCTCTGTGTGCTCACCAGTTTATTTTTCATGTGGGGATTCATTACCTGCCTGAATGATATTTTAATTCCTTATCTTAAAGGCGCATTTCAACTTAGTTATACGCAAGCGATGCTTGTTCAATTTTGCTTTTTTGGTGCGTACGTTATTGTTTCGATCCCAGCCGGAAACCTAGTTAGTAAAATTGGTTTTCAAAAAGGGATTGTACTTGGCTTATTCATAGCTGCTTTGGGCTGTGTCATGTTTTTGCCGGCTGCGGTTATTGGATTATACGAAGTATTTTTACTTGCTTTGTTTGTATTGGCTTCAGGGATCACCGTATTGCAAGTGTCTGCGAACCCCTATGTAAGCGCACTTGGTAAACCAGAAACAGCACCGTCAAGGTTAACGCTGACACAGGGTTTCAATTCACTGGGTACCACCATAGCCCCATTTTTTGGTGCTTACCTACTGTTTTCTTCAGGGCAAGATTCGGTATCGAATGGTGCTGAAGCGGTACAAGCTCCATACTTATTGCTTGCCGCTGTATTGGCGGTATTGGCTATAGTATTTGCTGTACTTAAGTTACCCACATTGGTTGAATCACAGGGCGAACCCCAAAAAAGTACAAGGCCTCTGAGTGACCATCCGCATTTGATTTTAGGCGTAATAGGCATCTTTTTATATGTAGGTGCAGAAGTATCGATTGGCAGTTTTTTAGTTAGCTTTTTACATCAACCCAGCATTGCTGGTTTGAATGAAGCAGAAGCTGCCAAGCTCATCGCATACTATTGGGGTGGAGCAATGGTTGGACGCTTTATTGGGGCTGCGGTGATGCAAAAAATCGCGGGTGGAAAGGTATTGGCGTTAAATGCAGTTATGTCTATGAGTCTGATTATATTGGCAGTGAATCAAACCGGTGCACTTGCAATGTGGGCTATGCTCGCGGTTGGGCTATTCAACTCTATTATGTTTCCGACGATTTTCAGTTTAGCAATTTCGGGTCTAGGCAATGACGCAAGTCGTGGCTCTGGCTTATTGTGCTTGGCAATTGTTGGTGGTGCGATCATCCCCATTTTGCAAGGATTATTGGCTGACAATATTGGGCTACAGGGCTCATTTTTCCTACCAGCTGCTTGTTATATTTTCATCGCCTATTTTGGACTTTGGGGGTGCCACAAAAAACCGTCAAAGGAGACTGTGCGATGA